The sequence CGGTGAAGGTCACCCGCTCCGCGGTTCTCAACGCGGCGTCGGTGGCCAGGATGGTGCTCACCACCGAAACGGCAATCGTCGAGAAGCCGGAGGAGACGGCAGACGACGGCCACGGCCACGGTCACCACCATCACTGACTCCGCTGGTCCCCGCTAGTCGGCGCAGAACGAGACACCCCGGTCCTCAGCGGCCGGGGGTGTTTCTTTCGGCGGCCTACGTGCGAAGCGCGAGCGTGCGGTCACCGCGATAATTCGGCTGAATTTTCGCCGTCATTGCACGCTCGCTGCGGAAATGCCACCGGCGCAACCGCTTACGAGAAGATGCGACCAATACCTGCAACGCCATCTCCGGGGACCGGTGAACGTGTGAGCTTGTTGGAGTACCTCCGCTACCAACGTCAGGCCTCGATCGTGACGTCACAAGGCCTGACGAATGAGCAGCCCGCGGTAGCCCGACGGTCATCCTGGCCAGCGGCTTCGCGGCCCGTTCAGCGCCCTGCTAGCTGCGACGGCCGCGGCGCTGGCTGACAAGTTCCGAGAGGAACTCGGTCACGTGCGGACGTTTGCGGCAGCCGACGACGGTCACGGCCACGGTCATCACCACCACTGACCCCACTAGTCGGCGCACGCCGAAACACCCTCGGTCCTGTGGGGCCGGCGGTGTTTCGTTTCAGACGGCTCGACTGCGCGGTTTCGTGCGCGACATGTCTTGAGACCGTTCCGATTCGCACAGTCGAGGGACGACCGGGCAACTCCGCCCGCTAAAGACCGACTCAGACCGGTGCCGTCGTGATGTTCACCTCTGACGTCAGCGTGTGGTGAACGGGGCAACTATTGGCAATGGTCATCAAACGCTGCCGTTGTGTGTCGTCGAGTTCGCCGACCAACTCGATGACGCGATCGATGTGGTCGATCCAACCCTTGGTGGTCTCGCAGTCGGCGCAGTCTTCCGCGTGAATTCGGGAGTGTCGCAGGGTCACTCGTACCTTCTCCAACGGCCAACCCTTGCGATCGGCGTACATCCGCACGGTCATCGACGTGCATGCTCCCAGCCCGGCCAGCACGAGGTCATATGGATTCGGACCCGCATCGTCGCCAACAGGTGGCGGCTCGTCGGCCACGAGTCGGTGATGCCCGATGCTGATCTCCTGTTTGTATGTTCCGGAGTCGGCTTCCGTCACGGTCACGGTGCCCTCGGACGAATTCGCATGGCCGGCGTCCGCTGTGGTCATGCGACCCTCCTGGCGGTAGGAATGGCGAGTTGGACCACGGCGAATCGTCTCACAGGTGTCGTTAGGAGAAGCGGCAAGTCGTTGCGCTTTCAATCTCGACAAGTTACGTCGAGCGGCGTCGCTTCCGGCATGCAGTTCCGCGGCTGGATGGTTACGAGCCGGAACACGTTCGGCTGGGCGTCGTCAGAAAAGAACTGCACCAAAGCTGTGTCAGGGGGAAACTGAGTGGCGAGGTCGTTCGAGGTCCTGGGCAGGAACACCTTGGCCTTGGCGTTGCCGTACCAATTGGGATTGCTCGCATCGACGTCCAGGCCACTGACGTGGTCGATCGTTTCGTCCCAGCGGCGCACCGGGTCCGGCGGCGCCTCTCCGAAGCCGGCCGACTTTTCGTAAGCATCTTCCTGTCCCGCAAGGGTAATCGCCGTCCCGCCACCGACCGGCGTCCCCGTGATCGTCCCATCAGCGGCATTGGCCGTCACCGACGTCAGCCGCGCGGTGCAGATGTCGTCGACGACGCTGGCTGGCAACGCAGAATTCGGGCACGGCCTGAGCCGGCGAAGCGTTCGGCAGGGCAGTCGCGGCCATCACACATACGGCGGCCACCGGACGGCTACAACCGTTCAGCGTGGGGATGTCCCTCCTTCGGAGGCTGGCGATGTCTTCGGCGATGACGGTGAGCAGTTTCTCGTGTACCGGTGACAATAGGCCGAAATACCCTGATGCTGAACACGATACGCCAGATGTGTCGCAGGTAGCCTTCGCGAGCCCGAGATGTCGCGCGGTCAGGGTAATCGACAGCAAACGCGATTGTCGCGCGCACAGATTGGTCGGGCCATACGCTGGCGTTGTGATCGGGCGAGGTCTGGCAGCGGCCGTACTGGGCGCGGCTGTGGTCGCGGTCGCCCCGGCCGCGCCTGCGGCCGCCGATCCGATGGACCCGATTCCCGGGAGCGGCTTCTTTCTCGTCGGGCCCGACGTCTCGCCTGGTCTCTACCGCACAGACGGTACGGCGTCGACGTTCGGCGTCTTCATCAACGATGTGCCGACGCAGGACTCGATGTGCCTGTGGTTCACCTACAGCACGCCCGGCGCGAACAAGGACCACGTGGTCGCGACGAATCTGTCCGTCGGCCCGATGTATGCGACTCTGAACGAAACGGTGAAGGCCTTCGAGTCGCAGAACTGTCAACCCTGGATTCGGATCACCTGAGCCGCCGGGCCGCACGGGAATTGATCGCACGGCTTCGACGCTGCTCTGGGGACAGACCGGGCCGGAGGATGCAATGAGTAGGCGTTATCCCGCGATCGCTTTCACTGACGACGTGCAGGCAGTGCAGCACGAGCGCGGCAGCGACGCCTTCTACGAACGCAAACGCATCGCGGGCGCGGCGTCCGCGGAACCGGACGGGTTGACCGAGGACGAGACCGAGTTCCTCGCCGAGCGTGACGGCTTCTATCTCGCCACCGTGAGCGAAACCGGTTGGCCCTATGTGCAGCATCGGGGTGGCCCACCTGGATTCGTGCGGGTGCTGGATGAGCACACGATCGGGTGGGCCGATTTTCGCGGCAATCTGCAATACATCAGCACCGGCAATCTCGGCGGCGACGATCGCGTCGCGATCATCACCGTCGACTATGCGCGTCGGCGGCGGCTCAAGATTTTCGGCCATGCCCGCATCGTCACCGCTGAAGAAGAGCCGGACCTCATCCGGTCGCTGAGCCATCCGGACTACGACGCCGTGGTGGAAGGCGCAGTCCTCGTGACGGTGGACGCGTTCGACTGGAACTGCCCGCAGCACATCACGCCCCGGTTCAGCGCCGCCGAACTCGAGCCTGCTCTCGCCGGCATGCGCCAACGGCTATCGGATCTCGAGGCAGAGAACACCGCTCTGAAGGCCGAGCTTCACGCTTAGTCTGCCGGCCTGGAGCGCTTTCGGACTGAACCTGCCGCGAGTGGGAAGTTTTCAGTCGTAAGACGTCGATTCGCGCAAGATAACCAGCCACTCGACGCCCGACCGAGAAGTCCTGCCAGCGGAAATGGGCGAACCTCACAGCTGATGGCAAGGTGATTGCATGATCTTGATCACTCCTCGGCTCCACCGCATCCGCCTGTTGCTGGCGATGTCAGGCATTGCAGTAGTGGGCCTCCTGACCGCCTGCTCCACGCCGTCCCTTCAGGGCAATGCACCCGCATCCAGCCCCAAAGACGG is a genomic window of Mycobacterium sp. ITM-2016-00318 containing:
- a CDS encoding OsmC family protein, with product MTTADAGHANSSEGTVTVTEADSGTYKQEISIGHHRLVADEPPPVGDDAGPNPYDLVLAGLGACTSMTVRMYADRKGWPLEKVRVTLRHSRIHAEDCADCETTKGWIDHIDRVIELVGELDDTQRQRLMTIANSCPVHHTLTSEVNITTAPV
- a CDS encoding pyridoxamine 5'-phosphate oxidase family protein, producing the protein MSRRYPAIAFTDDVQAVQHERGSDAFYERKRIAGAASAEPDGLTEDETEFLAERDGFYLATVSETGWPYVQHRGGPPGFVRVLDEHTIGWADFRGNLQYISTGNLGGDDRVAIITVDYARRRRLKIFGHARIVTAEEEPDLIRSLSHPDYDAVVEGAVLVTVDAFDWNCPQHITPRFSAAELEPALAGMRQRLSDLEAENTALKAELHA